The DNA segment CGAAGCGCTCAAAATCCTCTTGGGGGAGGTAAATGCGTCCACGGTCGCGATCTTCACCAACATCACGAAGGATGTTGGTGAGTTGATTAGCAATTCCAAGCGCTACAGCCGCATCAGACGTGTCTGGTCTGTCACTCCAAGGAGCTGATGTATAAGCTTGATCAACACCCATCACGCCTTGGGTCATTAGCCCAACAGTGCCCGCAACGCGATAGCAATAAAGCTTCAAATCCTCAAATTTCGGATAGCGAGTCCATGTGAGATCCATGCGCTGACCCTCAATCATGTCGAGATAGGGCTGAATGTCCTGGGGGAAGCGCTCCAGCGTGTCTGCCATGACGGCATCCAGATCATTCGACACACGTCCATTGAATAGGTCACGGGTCTGCTGTTCCCACCGATCCAGACGCTCAGTCAGCTCTTCAATAGAACAAGCCTGCGCTTCTGCACCATCCATTAATTCATCGGTACGACGACACCAAACGTAAATTGCCCAAATTGCCCGACGCTTATGAATAGGTAACAACAACGTACCCAGATAGAACGTTTTGGCCCACCTGGCTGTCTCACGACGACAAACCTCAAAAGCACCGTCGAGATCTCTGGCTGCGAGAGACATCACTTAGGCCGCTACCGGCGCACCGACACAGGAAGCTGATGCTAGTACGCCGCTTTTCGCGTCTACTGCACTGGCACAAAGCTTGCCACTTAGTACTGCGCCCTCCATTGAGGCTAAATAACGTTGCATTGTATAGTCACCCGCCAAAAAGAAGTTTTTGATTGGAGTTATCTGGTTGGGGCGCAGCCCTTGGCAGCCAGGGGTGGCCTTGTATACCGAGAGAGGCGTTTTAACAACCTTGTATTTACTTAGTTTGGCTGGATCATCCCCGCCAAAATGCATTGGAAAGAGTTTTATCAATTCTTTCATTGTGGCATCGATAATATCTGTGTCGCTACGGCTAATCCAGTCCTTAGCAGGTGCAAAAACAAGCTCGAGCATAGAATGGTTGGAGTTCTCGTATCCTTTACAGGTGACACTCATATCTGCATAAACACTGAGCAGGGGCGAACGACTGAATAATAGATGGTCGATATTTGTTAGTTTGCGATCAAACCACATATGGATGTTAATTACAGGAACCCCACGGAGACCATCAAGCTTGCTAAAGATCTCCATCTGTTTCCAGGGTTTTGGCAATAACAACTTGAAAGGATCCACAGGTAGGGCACTCACATAAGCGTCAGCAAAAAGATCAAAGCTCTCTTTCCCCTTCACACCACCGATGTGAAAGGCCGCAACACTTCCGTCGTCATTGAGCTTGATCTCACGAAGTGGGCGATCCAGATGAACCTGTCCACCAAGAGACTCAATGTGCTCAACAATCGGTTGACAAAGGCGCTCTGGGGGAGCCCCATCTAGGAAAGCCATCCGTGAACCATTCTTTTCTTGCAAAAAGCGATTCAGAGCTGTGAGCAAAACAGTGGCAGAAATTTCACCCGGAACAATGAAATTCAACGCTTTACTCATCGCGATAAACACTTCTTCGTTAACTCTTTCAGAAATGTTGTGAAGACGGAGCCACTCCGTCCAAGAATATTGATCACATTTCTCAACATAATCCTGACCACGTAGCATCGCCGGGATAAGACCTAAACCAAAACTGATTTTTTCCGGCCAGCTCAACATGTCTTTATTGCCCAAGATCGCAGCCACACCATTCATAGGTGCCGGAAGATCTGGGAAATCGAACCGGCTATAAGTCCCAGGCTTATCAGGTTGGTTGAAAATCATTGAGTGACTTTTCCACTGCAACCGATCTTCTATGTTTAATTCTCTAAATAACTGAAGCATATTTGGGTAAGCACCAAAAAAAATATGCAAACCAGTTTCGTACCAATCACCATCATTATCTTTCCAAGCAGCCACTTTGCCACCAAGAACATCACGGGCCTCCATCAGAATTGGCGTGTGCCCGGCATCCGCGAGGTATTTGGCACAAGACAAACCTGCAAGTCCGGCTCCGGCGATAGCGACGCGCATGCAAAGAGTGAAATATTGAAATCAACCTTAAAAGAGTCTTCTTCTCAATCGCTTCTTAAGCTCAAGAATCGACTCTGATGCAATATGGCCGACACCCTGCTGAAGTGTGCAACCCGACATGTGCGCTTGTTCACCGCCCGAGTGGAACAGGAAGAGCTAATACCAAGTCCAGATCAACTTACGTTGGACCTTGACCCCGATAATGAGTTCATCTGGAATGAAGGTGCCATCAATCAAGTGCAACAGCATTTCCAGCAACTTGTGGAGACTGCCGCGGGAAGCGAACTCAGCGATTACGTCTTACGTCGTATTGGTACTGAACTTGAAGGATCTATTCGTCGGCTGCTGCAAAACGGAGAGCTTAGCTACAACCCAGAAGCTCGTGTTCAGAACTTTTCTATGGGTCTACCACGTACTCCTGAGTTGCTGTGAACCGCTCCCGCTACAACCGCTTACAACGAAGAGGGGGAAGGGGCTACGAACAGAAGGGTTATTACGATGATCGCCGCAGCTACGATCGGGGTGAGCGCCCGGCCAACTCATCACCGGAGGCCAACGAAACAGAGCTGAAGTTTAATTCCCGCACCGCAGCAGTCCTGGCCGGCGTTCTGATCGTTGGCATCGGCATCGGGAGTACGGTGACGAGCACAACACAAGGTGACCAAGGAAATATTGCCAGTTCGCAACAGCTGGATATGGCCGTGCCTGATCCTGAATTTTGCAGGCAGTGGGGTGCCAGTGCTTTTGTGATGGATATTGAGATGTATACAACACTGAACCCATCTAGCAGCTTCGTGACTCAGCCAACCCTGCAGCCAGGCTGCGTAATCCGTCGAGAAAACTGGTCTGTACTGCGCAGGGAAGGTGCAATCACGGGCGATCAAGAACGAGAATGCAAACGACGCATGAATACTTTCGCTTACATCGGTTCAGTGCGAGATAAGCCAGTAGTCCGCTGCGTTTATCAAACAGACGTCACTCAAAATCGATTTATCAACAAAGGAATTGCCAACGACACGTTGGGTATAACACCGGAAGCGAATCAATTCTGAAATGGCTGCTCTGCTACGGGAATAAATGCCGATGAATCTGGTGCTGAAATGTTTTGGCGAATAGGGCTATCAGCACTGGCAAAAACAGGGAGCACGTCCTGGCGGAATGCTGCAGAAGCTCTGGAACAGTACCGGGCAGGGTGCGTGATCAGCTTCAGCTGCCGTTTTACCTGCAGATCAGCGACCTGGGGCCGGTGAATCGTGCCTGCTGTTAACTCACGATCAATCGACACCACAGGCACAAATGCGGCGCCAAGACCAGCTTGAACTGCATTTTTGATGGCTTCAAGAGAATTGAGTTCCATCTCGATTTGCAATCGCTGTACATCAAGACCTGAGCTAGCAAGCAACTGATCCACCATCTTTCGAGTAGTTGATTGGGCGTCCAAACAAACAAAGCTAAGTCGGTAAAGATCTTCCTTGGTTAATTCCGTAAGGCGAGCAAGCGAGTGCTTGACCGGGAGAACGAGCGCCAGCTCATCATTGGCATACGGCACAACCTGCAACAGCTCGTTTAGCTCTTGCGGTAGCTCTCCGCCAATGATGGCTAAGTCGATCTGGCCGTTCGCTACACTCCAGCCGGTCCGACGAGTACTGTGGACCTGAAGCTGTACTGACACCTCAGGATATCTCTGCCGAAACAATCCGATCATCCGAGGCATCAGATACGTACCAGTGGTCTGGCTTGCTCCGACTATCAACGAACCGCCCTTTAAATTATGGAGATCGTCCAGCGCCCGACAAGCCTCCGTGCATTGGCTAAGAATGCGGTCGCAATAACTGAGTAGCAAATGCCCAGCTTCGGTGAGCTGTGCTTTGCGGCCTCCACGATCAAAGAGAGACACCTCCAACTGTTTCTCGAGATTCTGAACCTGAAGACTGACGGCCGGCTGCGTGACGTAAAGGCTGTCTGCGGCTTTTTTAAAACTTCCCTCGCTCACTATCGCGCGCAGGATGCGCAGTTGATCAAGGGTGAACGGCAGATCAGCCACCGCGACGCACCCACTAGAAAGCTGGAATCTAAGCCCAGAATGACAAAGGGCCAGAATTACGGCCTGATGAATCCTTTCTTATGGCAACCAACCATGACAGCAGCTTGGTGATGCTGGCTCTACTAGTGATCTTCGCGGTGATTCACAGCGGGGGCGCTGCTCTCCGCAGCCGGGCAGAAGCAATAGTCGGAGCACGGATCTGGCGCTTGATTTTCGCCGCTGTCAGCATCCCATCAGCAATGGTGATAATTGGTTGGTTTCTCGCCCATCGCTACGACGGTGTTCGGCTTTGGAATCTTCAGGGTGTACCCGGGACAGTCCTCTTGGTCTGGATTGGCACAGCTATCAGTTTCCTATTCCTCTATCCAGCCACCTACAACCTTCTGGAAATCCCTGCCGTTTTAAAACCACAAGTTCGCCTGTACGCCACAGGAATCATCAGAATTAGCCGCCATCCCCAAGCGGTGGGACAAATTCTTTGGTGTATTACCCATGCCCTATGGATTGGTAGCAGCTTCATGCTGGTCACCTGTCTCGGCCTGATTAGCCACCATCTCTTCGCGGTATGGCATGGTGACCGTCGACTGAAAGCGTACTTTGGGGCAGCCTTCGACGACGTCAGAAAAAACACGTCGATACTTCCCTTCGTCGCTGTCGTCGATGGTCGCCAAATCCTGGACTGGCGAGAATTTGTGCGTCCTGCACAGTTGGGTATTATTGCTGCCGTTGGCTTATTTTGGTGGGCCCATCACTTCATTCCTCAAGCCAGTGAAATGGTGCGCAATTCCGCACTCGAATCTTTACTGGACTAAGTCTTAAACTCAAGTCTCAATCGGTTACTAGCGGATGCCCTCGGCAGCTGAATTAGCCTGGCTAATCCCCGTTTTGCCCCTAGTGGGGGCCGTCATTACTGGGTTGGGATTGATCAGCTTTAACCGAACCATCAATCGCTTACGTAAGCCAGTTGCTCTCCTATTGATCACCTGCGTCGGAATAGCCACAGCTTTGAGTTATGCCACTTTGGCAAATCAACTGGCTGGGTCACCGACCGTTGAGCATCTTTTTGTTTGGGCTAGTGCTGGCGACTTCACGTTACCGATGGGTTATGTCATTGATCCGCTAGGAGCGATGATGTTGTCGTTGGTGACCACCATCGCTCTCCTGGTGATGGTGTACTCCCATGGATACATGATCCATGACAAGGGTTACGTGCGTTTTTTTACATATCTCGCCCTATTTAGTAGTTCCATGCTGGGTCTAATCATTAGCCCGAACTTGCTGGAGATTTACGTGTTCTGGGAGTTAGTTGGCATGTGCTCCTACCTTCTCGTGGGATTTTGGTATGACCGAGAGGGAGCAGCCCATGCCGCTCAAAAAGCATTTGTGGTAAATCGCGTCGGTGACTTCGGACTTCTTCTCGGTATTCTCGGCTTATTTTGGGCCACTGGAAGCTTTGATTTTCATGGCATTGCTGATGGGCTGCAAAGGGGCTTAGCCAACGGCAGTGTTGCTCCATGGGCTGCTCTGTTGCTCTGTCTGCTTATCTTCATGGGGCCGATGGCAAAATCAGCCCAGTTCCCTCTTCATGTTTGGCTGCCCGATGCTATGGAAGGGCCAACACCTATATCTGCCCTAATCCACGCCGCAACAATGGTGGCAGCA comes from the Synechococcus sp. M16CYN genome and includes:
- a CDS encoding phytoene synthase: MSLAARDLDGAFEVCRRETARWAKTFYLGTLLLPIHKRRAIWAIYVWCRRTDELMDGAEAQACSIEELTERLDRWEQQTRDLFNGRVSNDLDAVMADTLERFPQDIQPYLDMIEGQRMDLTWTRYPKFEDLKLYCYRVAGTVGLMTQGVMGVDQAYTSAPWSDRPDTSDAAVALGIANQLTNILRDVGEDRDRGRIYLPQEDFERFGYSEADFMEGRLNDAWRELMAFQLQRAREWFARSEAGVRWLSGDARWPVWTSLRLYRGILDAIERIDYDVFHRRAYVGRFNKLLDLPHSLVLAQSR
- the pds gene encoding 15-cis-phytoene desaturase, whose translation is MRVAIAGAGLAGLSCAKYLADAGHTPILMEARDVLGGKVAAWKDNDGDWYETGLHIFFGAYPNMLQLFRELNIEDRLQWKSHSMIFNQPDKPGTYSRFDFPDLPAPMNGVAAILGNKDMLSWPEKISFGLGLIPAMLRGQDYVEKCDQYSWTEWLRLHNISERVNEEVFIAMSKALNFIVPGEISATVLLTALNRFLQEKNGSRMAFLDGAPPERLCQPIVEHIESLGGQVHLDRPLREIKLNDDGSVAAFHIGGVKGKESFDLFADAYVSALPVDPFKLLLPKPWKQMEIFSKLDGLRGVPVINIHMWFDRKLTNIDHLLFSRSPLLSVYADMSVTCKGYENSNHSMLELVFAPAKDWISRSDTDIIDATMKELIKLFPMHFGGDDPAKLSKYKVVKTPLSVYKATPGCQGLRPNQITPIKNFFLAGDYTMQRYLASMEGAVLSGKLCASAVDAKSGVLASASCVGAPVAA
- a CDS encoding NAD(P)H-quinone oxidoreductase subunit M is translated as MADTLLKCATRHVRLFTARVEQEELIPSPDQLTLDLDPDNEFIWNEGAINQVQQHFQQLVETAAGSELSDYVLRRIGTELEGSIRRLLQNGELSYNPEARVQNFSMGLPRTPELL
- a CDS encoding DUF3172 domain-containing protein, translating into MNRSRYNRLQRRGGRGYEQKGYYDDRRSYDRGERPANSSPEANETELKFNSRTAAVLAGVLIVGIGIGSTVTSTTQGDQGNIASSQQLDMAVPDPEFCRQWGASAFVMDIEMYTTLNPSSSFVTQPTLQPGCVIRRENWSVLRREGAITGDQERECKRRMNTFAYIGSVRDKPVVRCVYQTDVTQNRFINKGIANDTLGITPEANQF
- a CDS encoding LysR family transcriptional regulator, with product MADLPFTLDQLRILRAIVSEGSFKKAADSLYVTQPAVSLQVQNLEKQLEVSLFDRGGRKAQLTEAGHLLLSYCDRILSQCTEACRALDDLHNLKGGSLIVGASQTTGTYLMPRMIGLFRQRYPEVSVQLQVHSTRRTGWSVANGQIDLAIIGGELPQELNELLQVVPYANDELALVLPVKHSLARLTELTKEDLYRLSFVCLDAQSTTRKMVDQLLASSGLDVQRLQIEMELNSLEAIKNAVQAGLGAAFVPVVSIDRELTAGTIHRPQVADLQVKRQLKLITHPARYCSRASAAFRQDVLPVFASADSPIRQNISAPDSSAFIPVAEQPFQN
- a CDS encoding NnrU family protein, whose protein sequence is MATNHDSSLVMLALLVIFAVIHSGGAALRSRAEAIVGARIWRLIFAAVSIPSAMVIIGWFLAHRYDGVRLWNLQGVPGTVLLVWIGTAISFLFLYPATYNLLEIPAVLKPQVRLYATGIIRISRHPQAVGQILWCITHALWIGSSFMLVTCLGLISHHLFAVWHGDRRLKAYFGAAFDDVRKNTSILPFVAVVDGRQILDWREFVRPAQLGIIAAVGLFWWAHHFIPQASEMVRNSALESLLD